A window of the Mesotoga prima MesG1.Ag.4.2 genome harbors these coding sequences:
- a CDS encoding aspartate aminotransferase family protein produces MLSNVYLPFPLKIRSAHGIRIETDSGEYLDTFAGIGVLAFGHTDRKTVEAVTSKVQRFSHTSNYFLDEDAISLSKFILDFSNSEGEVYFANSGTEATEAAIKAVRRLKKGKLISFEGNFHGRTMGALSLTYSERLRKPFEPLLPDVRFIPKSVQDFEKAVLSDEIAAVFVEVIQGNSGVHLYPAELLQAIEKLRKERGFLLVADEIQSGLCRTGEYFGYQNYAIEPDMIILGKAVGGGLPLGATVFRGVSPFYPGDHGSTFAPNPVSLAAGLSVLSRMDSALLESVRICGAHLKENLERLPWAREVRGMGLMIGVSTDNPERIKSLAFERKVLLNVTAGSIRFLPALNITEEEIDEITERLDFGGLND; encoded by the coding sequence AATAGGGGTTCTTGCTTTCGGGCACACGGATAGAAAGACCGTCGAAGCCGTTACTTCAAAGGTTCAGCGGTTCTCCCACACTTCGAATTACTTCCTCGACGAAGACGCGATTTCTCTCAGCAAATTCATCCTCGACTTCTCAAATTCCGAAGGCGAAGTTTACTTCGCTAATTCCGGAACGGAAGCCACAGAGGCCGCTATAAAAGCTGTAAGAAGGCTAAAAAAGGGCAAGCTGATTTCGTTCGAGGGGAACTTCCACGGAAGAACGATGGGTGCTCTGTCCCTAACATACAGCGAGCGGCTTCGCAAACCCTTTGAACCGCTACTTCCAGACGTTCGGTTCATTCCTAAGAGTGTTCAGGATTTTGAAAAGGCAGTATTGTCTGATGAAATTGCCGCGGTCTTCGTGGAGGTCATTCAGGGGAACAGCGGTGTTCACCTATACCCTGCCGAGCTTCTTCAAGCCATAGAGAAGTTGAGAAAAGAGCGAGGTTTCTTGCTCGTAGCAGACGAAATCCAGAGTGGCCTCTGCAGGACGGGAGAGTATTTCGGTTATCAGAACTACGCGATCGAGCCGGACATGATAATACTGGGAAAGGCTGTGGGAGGTGGACTACCCCTGGGGGCCACCGTGTTCAGAGGCGTATCGCCTTTTTATCCCGGAGATCACGGCTCCACATTTGCACCGAATCCAGTCAGCCTCGCAGCAGGGCTCTCCGTTTTGAGTAGAATGGACTCGGCTCTTCTAGAAAGTGTTAGAATATGTGGGGCCCATCTGAAGGAGAATCTGGAGAGACTTCCCTGGGCAAGAGAAGTGAGAGGCATGGGACTCATGATTGGCGTTTCGACCGATAACCCTGAAAGAATAAAGAGCCTCGCGTTTGAAAGGAAGGTTCTTCTAAATGTTACGGCGGGAAGCATAAGGTTCCTTCCGGCGCTGAATATTACGGAAGAAGAGATAGACGAAATAACGGAGCGACTGGATTTTGGAGGACTAAATGATTGA